One genomic region from Amycolatopsis sp. FBCC-B4732 encodes:
- a CDS encoding CdaR family transcriptional regulator — MLVSVNLRPHASLGRVLDDLGGTLLDLVLGDPDRPGGIGGVAIHDPLDEPALPQHALVLGVGLAEPGEVVRQLRSLARHDAAGLVLRAPVTVTAAITAAVEETGVALLGLARGASWAQLAAMLRSLLAEGDVGDAEPETLAGLPSGDLFAVANAIGALIDAPVTIEDRRSRVLAFSGHQDEADPSRVETILGRQVPERFSRMLADRGVFRELYRSDQPVFVDRPAESPDGFMIPRVAVAVRAGDEILGSIWAAVREPLTPDRTQALCDAARLVALHLLRVRAGADVERRLRADLLSTALEGGAAAREALSRLGLADQPVVVLALAVSENGAEDAEIATERQRLADGLAMHLSAVHPRCAAALVGDTAYGLVPVTRDADGERRALRIAKDFLDRVGERVRAVVGIGPVARSAAELPEARASADRALRVLRSGSRAGRRVALLADVHVEALLLELQDLVAVRGDRPTGPVARLIEYDEQHHAHLVETLRAWLDAFGDVIAASAAVHVHPNTFRYRLRRLAEVGGFDMTDPEARFAAMLQLRVVAPPASPPARP; from the coding sequence GTGCTCGTTTCGGTGAACCTGCGCCCGCACGCCAGCCTCGGCCGCGTCCTCGACGACCTGGGCGGCACCCTCCTGGACCTGGTCCTCGGCGACCCCGACCGCCCGGGCGGCATCGGCGGCGTCGCCATCCACGACCCGCTCGACGAACCCGCGCTGCCGCAGCACGCCCTGGTGCTCGGGGTCGGGCTGGCCGAGCCCGGCGAAGTCGTGCGGCAGCTGCGCTCGCTGGCGCGCCACGACGCGGCCGGGCTCGTGCTGCGCGCCCCGGTCACGGTCACCGCGGCGATCACCGCCGCCGTCGAGGAGACCGGCGTCGCCCTGCTGGGCCTGGCGCGCGGTGCGTCCTGGGCCCAGCTCGCCGCGATGCTGCGGTCGCTGCTGGCCGAGGGCGACGTCGGCGACGCCGAACCGGAGACGCTGGCCGGGCTGCCGTCGGGTGACCTCTTCGCGGTGGCCAACGCGATCGGGGCGCTCATCGACGCGCCGGTGACGATCGAGGACCGCCGCTCGCGCGTGCTCGCGTTCTCCGGTCACCAGGACGAAGCCGACCCGTCGCGGGTCGAGACCATCCTGGGGCGGCAGGTGCCGGAGCGGTTCTCGCGGATGCTGGCCGACCGCGGGGTGTTCCGCGAGCTCTACCGCAGCGACCAGCCGGTGTTCGTCGACCGGCCGGCGGAAAGCCCCGACGGCTTCATGATCCCGCGGGTGGCGGTCGCGGTGCGGGCGGGTGACGAGATCCTCGGCTCGATCTGGGCCGCCGTGCGCGAACCGCTGACGCCCGACCGCACCCAGGCCCTCTGCGACGCGGCCCGCCTGGTGGCGCTGCACTTGCTGCGCGTGCGGGCGGGCGCCGACGTCGAACGGCGGCTGCGCGCGGACCTGCTCAGCACGGCACTGGAGGGCGGGGCCGCCGCGCGCGAGGCGCTGAGCCGGCTGGGGCTGGCCGACCAGCCGGTCGTCGTGCTGGCGCTGGCGGTGTCGGAGAACGGCGCCGAGGACGCCGAAATCGCGACCGAGCGGCAGCGGCTGGCCGACGGCCTGGCGATGCACCTGAGCGCGGTGCACCCGCGCTGCGCGGCGGCCCTGGTCGGCGACACCGCGTACGGCCTGGTCCCGGTGACCCGCGACGCCGACGGCGAGCGGCGCGCCCTCCGGATCGCGAAGGACTTCCTGGACCGGGTGGGCGAACGCGTCCGGGCGGTGGTCGGCATCGGTCCGGTGGCGCGCAGTGCGGCCGAACTCCCGGAAGCCCGTGCGAGCGCGGACCGCGCGCTGCGGGTGCTGCGGTCGGGCAGCCGCGCGGGCCGCCGGGTGGCGTTGCTGGCCGACGTCCACGTCGAGGCGTTGCTGCTGGAGCTGCAGGACCTGGTCGCCGTCCGCGGCGACCGCCCGACCGGGCCGGTCGCGCGGCTGATCGAGTACGACGAGCAGCACCACGCGCACCTGGTCGAGACGCTGCGGGCCTGGCTCGACGCGTTCGGCGACGTGATCGCCGCGTCGGCCGCGGTCCACGTGCACCCCAACACGTTCCGGTACCGCCTGCGGCGGCTGGCGGAAGTGGGCGGGTTCGACATGACGGACCCGGAGGCCCGGTTCGCGGCGATGCTGCAGCTGCGGGTGGTGGCCCCGCCCGCGTCACCACCGGCCAGGCCCTGA
- a CDS encoding cupredoxin domain-containing protein, which yields MRRILVPVTTLALLAGCGTPAPPAPAGEQVAQFTVRGGKRVAGPDRVEVAPGRAVRLEVTSDTADELHVHGYDKEVELTAGQPGSVSFTADVPGLFEVELHHSGAKLTQLRVGA from the coding sequence ATGCGGCGGATCCTGGTGCCGGTGACAACACTCGCGCTGCTGGCCGGCTGCGGCACCCCCGCGCCCCCGGCCCCGGCGGGCGAGCAGGTCGCGCAGTTCACCGTGCGGGGCGGCAAGCGGGTCGCCGGGCCCGACCGCGTCGAGGTCGCCCCCGGCCGCGCCGTCCGGCTCGAAGTCACCTCCGACACCGCCGACGAGCTGCACGTCCACGGGTACGACAAGGAGGTCGAGCTGACCGCGGGGCAGCCCGGCTCGGTGTCGTTCACCGCCGACGTCCCCGGCCTGTTCGAGGTCGAGCTGCACCACAGCGGGGCGAAGCTGACCCAGCTGCGGGTCGGCGCGTGA
- a CDS encoding discoidin domain-containing protein, with protein MAEEYGIAPDVERAEVAAVSRRHVLAAGTGLLAGFGLAAVLPGAASAAPAAVAPKTDLALFRPVQVSSTAYAATPAEFAVDGLAQVGVRGSGWRAAQGDGQWIVVDLQAACRIDSVVLTFEAQPGDPAFDAAASRSRTSGAEVQSSYATAFDLDVSGDGRAWRTVHHTDAGTGGVVTIPLSVTARWVRFTASRRSTTNPLGLNGFQVFGSGPQNRPAVHGWTSFPLRPHADPPALAVAPDGTVPLESGWVLTMDDWAPTGDGKALSASTVDTRGWLPATVPGTVLASLVEQGQLPDPVSGLNNLHVPEALSRHAWWYRRQFGIPRGLDTSPGRHVWLEFDGVNHEARIWLNGAEIGTQSHPFGRGAFDVTAALRRSGDQALAVKISPMPRPGSPGDKGADGSSWVDAGGTMFDNSPTYLAVSGWDWMPAVRDRASGIWDHVRLRSTGAAVLGDVRADTKVPDAGTAEVTLTVPVRNAAATAQRVKVSAAFGPVSVSSTVTVPAGETTDVVFPKQVVKNPKLWWPNGYGDPNLYDLTLTAAIGAATSDRRTVKIGLREIGYQYDLPIVIADGRATQTVDLAPQTARFVRMQGVKRATSWGFSLWTMSVLDSSGTDVAQGKPSSSLSVADGNPPERAFDGDPNTRWTSAYDDNQWLQVDLGAATAFDKVVLTWETAYAATFKIQVSQDGGTWTDAASVDNSPKPLTFLVNGVKIFARGGSWGWDELLRRMPAERTDAVVAMHRDMNFTLIRNWVGSSYRQELFDACDKYGILLWNEFWDGWSTDPANHDIFLAQAKDTVLRYRHHACATVWFGCNEGTPPPVIDNALRDIVHSSTDLLYQGNSAGGVITGDGPYYWQDPKRYFTGEATGGKAGFWSEIGLPTVSVVESMRNLVGKDDPGWPIGAPWFLHDWSTGGNQSPQSYLAAIDARLAPSTSLAEFCRKAQFVNYESMRAIFEAWNAKLWNDATGVLLWMSHPAWHSTVWQTYDYDLDVNGSYYGARKGCEHHHVQADLTTWQVRVVNHTPGALSGVTATARLYGLDGVALGPAQQQKLDVAPISAAAAFTVPFADGQPDLHLLRLTLTDAHGAVLSENTYWRYRTDTAMRALNQLPGARLTTSLRPDGDAFTATVRNDGRTVAAMIRLSLREKNGTDRVLPTRYGDNYFWLLPGETRTIRVEPRRRVPNAKLLVEAYNVAAKLTS; from the coding sequence ATGGCGGAGGAGTACGGCATCGCCCCGGATGTCGAGCGCGCGGAAGTCGCCGCTGTCTCGCGGCGGCACGTTCTCGCGGCCGGGACGGGGCTGCTCGCCGGGTTCGGGCTCGCGGCCGTGCTGCCCGGGGCCGCCTCGGCCGCGCCCGCCGCGGTGGCGCCGAAGACCGACCTCGCGCTCTTCCGGCCCGTCCAGGTCTCCTCGACCGCCTACGCCGCCACCCCGGCCGAGTTCGCCGTCGACGGACTCGCGCAGGTCGGCGTCCGCGGCTCCGGCTGGCGCGCCGCCCAAGGGGACGGCCAGTGGATCGTCGTCGACCTGCAGGCCGCCTGCCGCATCGACTCCGTCGTCCTCACCTTCGAGGCGCAGCCCGGCGACCCGGCCTTCGACGCCGCCGCGTCCCGCAGCCGCACCAGCGGCGCCGAGGTCCAGTCGAGCTACGCCACCGCCTTCGACCTCGACGTCTCGGGTGACGGCCGGGCCTGGCGCACCGTCCACCACACCGACGCCGGCACCGGCGGTGTCGTGACGATCCCGCTGTCGGTCACCGCGCGCTGGGTCCGCTTCACCGCGAGCCGCCGCTCGACCACGAACCCGCTGGGCCTCAACGGCTTCCAGGTCTTCGGCAGCGGCCCGCAGAACCGCCCGGCGGTGCACGGCTGGACCAGCTTCCCGCTCCGCCCGCACGCCGACCCGCCCGCGCTCGCCGTGGCGCCCGACGGCACCGTGCCGCTCGAATCCGGCTGGGTGCTCACGATGGACGACTGGGCGCCGACCGGCGACGGCAAGGCGCTTTCCGCGTCCACCGTGGACACCCGGGGCTGGCTGCCCGCCACGGTTCCCGGCACCGTGCTGGCCTCGCTCGTCGAGCAGGGCCAGCTGCCCGACCCGGTGTCCGGCCTGAACAACCTGCACGTCCCGGAAGCGCTTTCCCGGCACGCCTGGTGGTACCGCCGCCAGTTCGGCATCCCGCGCGGCCTCGACACCTCGCCCGGCCGGCACGTCTGGCTCGAGTTCGACGGCGTCAACCACGAAGCGCGGATCTGGCTCAACGGTGCCGAAATCGGCACGCAGAGCCACCCGTTCGGCCGGGGCGCCTTCGACGTCACCGCGGCGCTGCGCCGCTCCGGCGACCAGGCCCTCGCCGTCAAGATCTCGCCGATGCCGCGCCCAGGCAGCCCGGGGGACAAGGGCGCCGACGGCAGCTCCTGGGTCGACGCCGGCGGCACCATGTTCGACAACTCGCCGACCTACCTCGCGGTGTCCGGCTGGGACTGGATGCCCGCGGTCCGCGACCGCGCCTCGGGCATCTGGGACCACGTCCGCCTGCGCTCGACCGGCGCCGCAGTGCTCGGTGACGTCCGCGCCGACACGAAGGTGCCCGACGCCGGCACCGCCGAGGTGACGCTCACCGTCCCGGTCCGCAACGCCGCCGCGACCGCCCAGCGCGTCAAGGTCAGCGCCGCGTTCGGCCCGGTCAGCGTGTCGAGCACGGTCACCGTCCCGGCCGGGGAGACCACCGACGTCGTCTTCCCGAAGCAGGTGGTGAAGAACCCGAAGCTGTGGTGGCCCAACGGGTACGGCGACCCGAACCTGTACGACCTGACGCTCACCGCGGCGATCGGCGCCGCCACCAGCGACCGCCGGACCGTCAAGATCGGCCTGCGGGAGATCGGCTACCAGTACGACCTGCCGATCGTCATCGCCGACGGCCGCGCCACGCAGACCGTCGACCTCGCGCCGCAGACCGCCCGGTTCGTCCGGATGCAGGGCGTCAAGCGCGCGACGAGCTGGGGCTTCTCGCTCTGGACGATGTCGGTGCTCGACAGCTCGGGCACCGACGTCGCGCAGGGCAAGCCGTCGAGCTCGCTGTCGGTGGCCGACGGCAACCCGCCCGAGCGCGCGTTCGACGGCGATCCGAACACCCGCTGGACGTCGGCCTACGACGACAACCAGTGGCTGCAGGTCGACCTCGGCGCCGCGACGGCGTTCGACAAGGTCGTGCTCACCTGGGAAACCGCGTACGCCGCGACCTTCAAGATCCAGGTCTCGCAGGACGGCGGCACCTGGACCGACGCGGCCTCGGTCGACAACAGCCCGAAGCCGCTGACGTTCCTGGTCAACGGCGTCAAGATCTTCGCCCGCGGCGGCAGCTGGGGCTGGGACGAGCTGCTGCGCCGGATGCCCGCCGAGCGCACCGACGCGGTCGTCGCGATGCACCGCGACATGAACTTCACGCTGATCCGCAACTGGGTGGGCTCGTCGTACCGGCAGGAGCTGTTCGACGCCTGCGACAAGTACGGGATCCTGCTGTGGAACGAGTTCTGGGACGGCTGGTCGACCGACCCGGCCAACCACGACATCTTCCTGGCGCAGGCGAAGGACACCGTGCTGCGCTACCGCCACCACGCGTGCGCGACGGTCTGGTTCGGCTGCAACGAAGGCACCCCGCCGCCGGTCATCGACAACGCCCTGCGCGACATCGTCCACTCCAGCACCGACCTGCTCTACCAGGGCAACTCCGCGGGCGGCGTGATCACCGGCGACGGCCCGTACTACTGGCAGGACCCGAAGCGGTACTTCACCGGCGAGGCGACCGGCGGCAAGGCCGGGTTCTGGAGCGAGATCGGGCTGCCGACGGTGTCGGTCGTCGAGAGCATGCGCAACCTGGTCGGGAAGGACGACCCGGGCTGGCCGATCGGCGCACCCTGGTTCCTGCACGACTGGTCCACCGGCGGCAACCAGTCCCCGCAGAGCTACCTCGCGGCGATCGACGCGCGGTTGGCGCCGTCGACGAGCCTGGCGGAGTTCTGCCGCAAGGCGCAGTTCGTCAACTACGAGAGCATGCGCGCGATCTTCGAGGCGTGGAACGCGAAACTCTGGAACGACGCCACCGGCGTGCTGCTGTGGATGTCGCACCCGGCGTGGCACAGCACGGTCTGGCAGACCTACGACTACGACCTCGACGTCAACGGCAGCTACTACGGCGCGCGCAAGGGCTGCGAGCACCACCACGTGCAGGCCGACCTGACGACGTGGCAGGTCCGCGTGGTCAACCACACGCCGGGCGCGCTGAGCGGGGTGACCGCCACCGCGCGGCTCTACGGCCTCGACGGCGTCGCGCTGGGCCCGGCGCAGCAGCAGAAGCTCGACGTGGCCCCGATTTCGGCCGCGGCGGCGTTCACGGTCCCGTTCGCCGACGGGCAGCCCGACCTGCACCTGCTGCGGCTGACCCTGACCGACGCCCACGGTGCGGTGCTGTCGGAGAACACGTACTGGCGCTACCGGACGGACACGGCGATGCGCGCGCTGAACCAGCTTCCGGGCGCGCGCCTGACGACGTCCCTGCGCCCGGACGGCGACGCGTTCACCGCGACGGTCCGCAACGACGGCCGCACGGTGGCGGCGATGATCCGGCTGTCGCTGCGCGAGAAGAACGGCACCGACCGCGTCCTGCCGACCCGCTACGGCGACAACTACTTCTGGCTGCTGCCGGGGGAGACCCGCACGATCCGCGTCGAGCCGCGGCGCCGGGTGCCGAACGCGAAACTGCTGGTGGAGGCGTACAACGTGGCGGCCAAGCTGACTAGCTGA
- a CDS encoding SRPBCC family protein codes for MVEVERTLTVPVPVEAVAGYLQDFAHTEEWDPGTKSCTRTDAGPIEVGARWHNVSEFRGRETELDYRLTRREPGRVTFVGSNKTATSTDDFTLTADGGGTKVRYQAKIEFHGLAKLAGPLLKREFERLGDEVVPELTRALGKLA; via the coding sequence GTGGTCGAGGTCGAACGAACGCTCACGGTGCCCGTCCCGGTCGAGGCCGTCGCGGGTTACCTGCAGGACTTCGCGCACACGGAGGAGTGGGACCCGGGCACGAAGTCGTGCACCCGAACCGACGCGGGCCCCATCGAGGTCGGCGCGCGGTGGCACAACGTGTCGGAGTTCCGCGGCCGCGAGACGGAGCTGGACTACCGGCTGACGCGCCGCGAGCCCGGCCGGGTGACGTTCGTGGGCTCGAACAAGACGGCGACGTCGACGGACGACTTCACGCTGACGGCGGACGGCGGTGGGACGAAGGTGCGCTACCAGGCGAAGATCGAGTTCCACGGGCTGGCGAAGCTGGCGGGGCCGCTGTTGAAGCGGGAGTTCGAGCGGCTGGGTGACGAGGTGGTGCCGGAGCTGACGCGGGCGCTCGGGAAGCTGGCCTGA
- a CDS encoding MerR family transcriptional regulator: protein MRRKEAVEAKNVDAGAWAPGKVAELLGVSPVTLRSWSARYGIGPPAGAGRHRRYSDADVRRLQQMQRLVARGMPVREAAAAAFGGEAGAPEIPAADRARELADAAEELHSATMAGLLDETLGSLGPAAAWTDVFAPVLRGLGDRWQRGDVCFGSEWALTTQISLAYERFSVRFPAAVPGRPVLLACCPAERHSLPMEALRATLAEAGIPVAYLGQLVPAEALADLAARLDPVLVVLWSMSPPTADDLLAARVSALGRPVGTAGPGWDNLGDRGYPRVNDLESAVELAAEYAEV, encoded by the coding sequence GTGAGGCGAAAGGAAGCGGTGGAAGCCAAGAACGTCGACGCAGGAGCCTGGGCACCCGGCAAAGTCGCCGAGCTGCTGGGCGTGTCGCCCGTGACTTTGCGGAGCTGGAGCGCGCGGTACGGGATCGGCCCCCCGGCCGGCGCCGGCCGCCACCGCCGCTATTCCGACGCCGACGTCCGCCGCCTCCAGCAAATGCAACGCCTGGTCGCGCGCGGAATGCCGGTGCGCGAAGCGGCGGCCGCGGCCTTCGGCGGCGAAGCGGGCGCACCCGAGATCCCGGCGGCCGACCGGGCCCGCGAGCTCGCGGACGCGGCGGAGGAACTCCACTCGGCGACGATGGCCGGCCTCCTGGACGAAACCCTCGGCAGCCTCGGCCCGGCGGCGGCCTGGACGGACGTCTTCGCCCCGGTCCTGCGCGGACTGGGAGACCGCTGGCAGCGCGGCGACGTGTGCTTCGGCTCGGAGTGGGCGTTGACGACGCAGATCTCCCTGGCGTACGAGCGCTTCAGCGTCCGCTTCCCGGCGGCGGTCCCGGGCCGGCCGGTGCTGCTGGCGTGCTGTCCGGCCGAGCGGCACTCCCTGCCGATGGAGGCACTGCGGGCGACACTGGCGGAGGCGGGCATCCCGGTGGCGTACCTGGGCCAGCTGGTCCCGGCGGAGGCACTGGCGGACCTGGCGGCCCGTCTGGACCCGGTGCTGGTGGTCCTGTGGTCGATGAGCCCACCGACGGCCGACGACCTCCTGGCGGCCCGGGTGAGCGCGCTGGGCCGCCCGGTCGGCACGGCAGGCCCAGGCTGGGACAACTTGGGCGACCGCGGCTACCCGAGGGTGAACGACCTCGAGTCGGCGGTGGAGCTGGCGGCGGAGTACGCCGAGGTGTAG
- a CDS encoding STAS domain-containing protein has translation MTEHRTAPELSTRTDAGIVTVRCTGEVDLGTACRLRDRLLAPIRAGARGVVADLTETTFCDSTVFSVLVEAQRDADERNVAFAIAPGDTAVFRPLHILGLDRTLPLHRGRAAARAAVAEAPVVSRRVS, from the coding sequence ATGACCGAGCACCGCACCGCACCCGAGCTCTCCACCAGGACGGACGCCGGGATCGTCACGGTCCGCTGCACCGGCGAAGTCGACCTGGGCACGGCGTGCCGCCTCCGCGACCGGCTGCTGGCCCCGATCCGCGCGGGCGCCCGAGGGGTCGTCGCGGACCTCACCGAGACGACCTTCTGCGACTCGACGGTCTTCAGCGTCCTGGTCGAGGCCCAGCGCGACGCCGACGAGCGCAACGTCGCTTTCGCGATCGCCCCGGGCGACACGGCGGTCTTCCGCCCCCTGCACATCCTCGGCCTGGACCGGACGCTGCCGCTGCACCGGGGACGCGCGGCCGCCCGGGCGGCGGTGGCGGAGGCACCGGTCGTGAGCCGCCGGGTGTCCTGA
- a CDS encoding choice-of-anchor A family protein: MRVTHAALAALAACGLVVVSIPIGLSAAADPLPGGLGPCVPGSCPGTFPPVGNGAFAGRDNAINVFAGGDMRVTGSAAEAEGRVVVGGDFTLRKTSGSSIYNVGVAGVGSRVPPPDGADFLTVGGDLSVADGQRLDAVGDSGGGVVRHAGDVSGTVIGTVVHDTAAMKPYAGLRAELTAASECYARAAATGTVVNQNYQTLFTGDGKSALQVFTVTQDIAGPGGATQGIAFEGIPARATVLVNLTGSARVINTYSGGLDDNDPLNRLRPRLLWNFPDAHVVRLTGSGMFQGSVLAGRPDGTTTVTLPGTNGRFFTAGNLVHGSGAGQGSGQEFHAYPFTGDLPSCAKPPEPTTTTTVTTTSTAPTTTPTSTTTPTSTSTTPTTEPSTTEPSTTPTSTTEPSATTPNTATSTTTTEPTSTTTPSGTTTVTSTTVTTPTGTATSTETSSTTPPGPNPAPTTPGGHGRLPATGTDLGPVLGLGALLLAAGIALVLLSSRRRTR, encoded by the coding sequence GTGCGCGTGACCCATGCCGCCCTCGCGGCGCTGGCGGCCTGCGGGCTCGTGGTTGTTTCGATCCCGATCGGCCTGTCCGCGGCCGCCGATCCGCTGCCCGGCGGGCTCGGGCCGTGCGTGCCCGGGTCGTGTCCCGGGACTTTCCCGCCGGTCGGCAACGGGGCGTTCGCCGGGCGGGACAACGCCATCAACGTCTTCGCCGGCGGTGACATGCGCGTCACCGGGAGCGCCGCCGAGGCCGAAGGGCGGGTGGTCGTCGGCGGGGACTTCACGCTGCGGAAGACCTCCGGCTCGTCGATCTACAACGTCGGGGTCGCCGGGGTCGGCTCGCGCGTCCCGCCGCCGGACGGGGCCGACTTCCTGACCGTCGGCGGGGACCTCTCCGTGGCCGATGGGCAGCGGCTCGACGCCGTGGGTGACTCCGGTGGCGGGGTCGTCCGGCACGCCGGGGACGTCAGCGGCACCGTGATCGGGACCGTCGTGCACGACACCGCCGCGATGAAGCCCTACGCGGGGCTGCGCGCCGAACTCACCGCCGCCAGCGAGTGCTACGCCCGGGCCGCGGCCACCGGGACCGTCGTGAACCAGAACTACCAGACGCTCTTCACCGGCGACGGGAAGTCCGCGCTGCAGGTCTTCACCGTCACCCAGGACATCGCCGGCCCGGGCGGTGCCACCCAGGGCATCGCGTTCGAGGGCATCCCGGCCCGGGCCACGGTGCTGGTCAACCTCACCGGCTCGGCCCGGGTGATCAACACCTACAGCGGCGGCCTCGACGACAACGACCCGCTCAACCGCCTGCGCCCCCGCCTGCTGTGGAACTTCCCCGACGCCCACGTGGTCCGCCTCACCGGCAGCGGCATGTTCCAGGGCAGCGTGCTCGCGGGCCGCCCGGACGGCACCACGACGGTCACCCTCCCCGGCACCAACGGCCGCTTCTTCACGGCGGGCAACCTGGTCCACGGCTCCGGGGCCGGCCAAGGCAGCGGGCAGGAGTTCCACGCGTACCCGTTCACCGGCGACCTGCCCTCGTGCGCGAAGCCGCCCGAGCCGACCACCACGACCACGGTCACCACGACCTCGACGGCGCCCACGACCACGCCGACCAGCACCACCACACCCACCAGCACCAGCACGACGCCGACCACCGAGCCATCCACCACGGAGCCGTCGACCACACCCACGAGCACCACCGAGCCGTCGGCCACCACCCCGAACACGGCCACCAGCACCACGACCACCGAGCCCACCAGCACCACGACCCCATCGGGCACCACCACGGTCACCTCGACCACGGTCACCACCCCGACCGGCACCGCGACCAGCACGGAGACCTCCAGCACCACCCCGCCAGGCCCGAACCCGGCCCCGACCACCCCGGGCGGGCACGGACGGCTCCCGGCCACCGGCACCGACCTGGGTCCCGTCCTCGGTCTCGGGGCCCTGCTGCTCGCCGCCGGCATCGCGCTCGTCCTCCTCTCCTCCCGCCGCCGGACGCGCTGA